GGTAGAACACGGCCGGCGCGATTCCGCCGCGACCGAGCCGTACGCCGTGCTCACGCAGCTGTTCCTCGATATGGGCGTCGGCCGCTTCGCGGTCCTCGGTGCCAGTGGGCGGTGGCGTGTCGGGAGACTGTGCGGTGTCCTCGCGAGCTTCGCTCGTCATCGCGTTCCTTCCGTTCGCTGCTGGACGGACAAAGCCCACAAGTTTACCGAACGACTACCTATCTCCCTAATCGCGCAGTCGGTCCCCGCTCTCGCGCGGCCGTTCGTCGAGCGCATCGAGCGGGCTCACCGTCGAGTCATCCTCAGGTGCGCGGTAGGCAACGACGTACGCGTCGCGCGCGGCCAGGCCGGTCTCCAGCTCGTCGACGATCGGGTGCACGAACTCCTCGCGATAGAGCGCATCGCTAGCCGACGACGCGGCAAAGCTGAGCCCGGCGAAGGCGCCGAGAAGCAGCGCGACCTTGATGAGCGTGAAGGAGCCGGGAAGGCGCGCCAGCAGCCCCGGCAGCTCCTCGGTCGGTCCACCGATCCACTGCGCCGCAGTCTGTTCTGGGATCGCGATCATCCCGAAAAGCACGAAGAATGTCGTGACCAGCAACGTAAACGCCAAGACCTGCAGCAGCTGGGCAAACACCGGGACGAGCAGCAGGTTGACCCGCTCGCCGTAGCGCAACGGCGGCGCCGCATCCGGGCTGACGGGTTCAAACGGGGTGCGTGCCAGAAGTACGTCGGGCCCGCGTGGCCGGTCACTGCGGTCGGCGTTCTCGCGCAGCTCGGCCAGCTGGTCGCGCATGCCGACGGCGATGAGTACGACGGCGATCAGCAGCAAGCTGCTCGAGACGAGCACGGATCTGCCCAGGCTCAGGTTGACCGCGACCTGCCAGATCTCGGCGTTGTAGAAGAAGAACATCGTGGCCACGACGAGCAACGGCAGCACCCGGGTCGCCATGACGCCGATCTGGTTGAACGAGCGCAGCCCGCGGCGGGCGATCCAGCCGAGTATCGTGCCGATCCCGGCGTACGTGACCAGCCACACTGCCAGCAGCGCTAACGCGCGCACCCACCACGTCGGCGGCCAGTCGCCCAGACCCACGAGCGACGGCCCGGCGACCAACGCTGCGATCGCCGCGAGCGCGATGATGATCTGCACCGGTCGCGGTGCGCGGCGCATGACTACCGTAACAGCCCAGGCGACCGGGACAGCGGCCACCAGCAGTCCCAACCCGACGAGCGAGCGCAGTACCCGCGGGTCATCGAGCGCGACGGTGTCGACGTTGACGCCTTCGAGCTCGGAGCCGACCTGCGCCGCGAGCGCCATCGCCGTCGCGACCAGCGCCAGTCCCCACGTGACGGGCGCCGTACGCCGAAGCAGCGCGCGAAGGCGCACCGACGGCGGCAAGACCAGCGGCAGCCCCGCGAAGCGCAGCCAGTCCTCGCGCACTCGCCGCTGCGTCGGCGCCGCTGCTCGCTTCATGGCCGGGTCACTGGGTCGCGGCGTCCAGGAACGCCTCGTAGGTCTGCTCGTACGCCGAATCCGCCAACGTCGCCTCGCTGCTCTGGAACACCACGATGTCGACCGACGTCCCGGCCGCCATCGCCACGAACGTCACGTAGCGGTAGCCGGCGGGCGTGTCGTCGCTGGATTCGGTGCCGTCGCTGAGGCTCGACAGCGGGACGGCGACCTGGCGCAGCTGGTAGCTCACCGAGTCCGGCGGCGAGGGGTCGAACTCCGGGACGCTGATCTTCGAGGCGTTCGAGTAGGAGGTGGACTCCTCGCCGATGTTCGCGCCCAGGCCGTCCGTGGCATCAAGGCAGGTATCGAAGGTGGGACTGGCAAACGCGGTGACGAACTGCTCGGCATCACCGGCCGAGTTCGCGACGATCGAGACGGTGCGTCCGTAGCGGTAGGCCGAGGGCGACTCCTCGTCGGGGCTCGACAGCGACGTGTCGACGTACTGCGCGGAGGCCTTCGCATCGTCGATCATCGCCGAGAAGTCCAGCCCGAGGCACTCGCTGAGGTTGGACGGGCTCGGATCGGAGATGTCGTCTCCGGTGGTTCCGAGGGTGTTGGTGAGCAGGCTGATGTCCTCGGTGGTCTCCCACGTGCCCTCGCCGTAGTCTTCGCCACCGATGAGCAGGTCCGAGGCTGACGTGACGTTCTTGGGCTCGCGTGCGCCGAGCAACGCGATGCCCGCCCACACCCCGCCGGCGACCAGCAGCGCGAGCACGAGACCGATCGCGATCCACCGGCCGGTACGCCGTCCGCCGCCTGCCGACGCGCCCTGGTGTGCGGTGGCCCCCGGCGGCGGGCCGTCCGGTCCGAGCGGTGCCGTCGACGCACGGGGACGATCCGACTCGACCATCGTCGGCGCAGTCATCGGCGTGAAGGGCGTCGTGGAGTCCGGCTTCGGCGGCACGATCATCTGGGTCACCGGCAGCCCCAGCTCGCGCTGCACCCGCTGCAGCTCGCGGCCAAACTCGGCCGCGCTCATCGGGCGCATGCCCGGCTGCTTAGACATCGCGCGCTCGAGCACCTGGGCGAGCGGCTCGGGTACGCCGAGCGGGCGCACGTCCGGCGGCGCGTCCTGCAGCACCCGTAGCAGCGTGGCGGCGACGTTCTCGTCGGTGTCACGGCTAAACGGCGCGTAGCCGAGGATCGCGGCCAGCATCGTCGAGGCCAGCGAGTAGACGTCCGAGCGCACCGTCGCCTTCGAGCCGGTGAGCACCTCGGGCGCGGCGAAACCGGGCGTCGCGACGACGTCGCCGGTCTTGGTCAGGTGCGCGTCGGCATGCTGGGCCTGCCCGAAGTCAGCCAACAGCGGTACGCCGTACCCGTCGAAGAGGATGTTGCCGGGCTTGATGTCGCGGTGCAGCAACCCCGCGTCGTGGGCGGTCTGCAGCGCTCCGCTGATCCGGACGCCGAGATCGAGCACCTGCTGCCACGGCATCGGACCGCTGCCCTCGACCCGGTCAGCGAGCGAGCCGCCTTCACAGAGCTGCATGACGAGATACGGCTCACCATCGGAGGTGGTATCGGCGGAGTAGACCGGAACGATGTTGGGGTGCCCGGAGACCAGACCGAGCGCCTGGCCCTCCCGCGCAAACCGGTCGGCAGCGGTCGAGTCGAGGCGCGCCGAGAGCAGCTTGACCGCGACAACGCGGCGCAGCCCGGCCTGCATCGCGCGGTAGACGACGCCATTGCCGCCCTCCCCGATCTGCACAAAGTCAGTCAGGCCGGGGATGTCGGGCAGGCGTGGCATGGGGACATTCTGCCCGAGAGTCCTCGCCGGCCCCGTGAGGGCGCGGTCGCTGCCGGAAATGGACGTCAGCGGGCACCCCGAGGCGAAATACTGCATGGGGTGCCCGCTCTCGTCCAATTTGGGCACGGCGCGGCCGGGCGCTGACCGCACGGGTCGGGGATCAGCGCACGCCAGTCGGTAGCCTTTCTGGCGTGATCGCTTCCCGTGTGTACCTCACCCGCCTCGTCGGGTTGACCGTCTATGACCCGGACGGCGACACGGTCGGCAAGGTGCGAGACGTCGTCCTCACCCTGCGCAGCGACTCCTCCCCCGCACGCGTCATCGGCCTCGTCGTGGAGATCTCCCGCGGCCGCCAGTCGTTTGTGCCAATCGGGCAGATGTCCAGCGTCGACACCCACTCGCTGCGGCTGACCACAAGCACCGTCAGCGTGCGCCGCTTCGAGCAGCGCCCGCACGAGCTGCTGGCGATGGCCCAGCTGCTCGACCGGCAGGTCACCGTCAAGGAGAGCGGCAAGCACGCCGTACTCGTGGATGTCGCGATGGAGCAGTCCCGCGCGAAGGACTGGCTGATCCGCAAGGTCGCCGTGCGCGAGCGCACCAGCCGGCTCGGGCGCGGGCACGTCGTCCAGCTCGACTGGGACGAGGTCACCGGGATCATGCAGGTCTCGGGCAAGCAGGAGACCGCCTCGATCCTTGAGGAGCTTGAGGACCAGCGCGCCGCCGACGTCGCAGCCCGCATCCGCGACCTGCCCGAGGGGCGCCGCCAGGAGGTCGCCGAAGCGCTCGATGACGATCGGCTCGCCGACGTCCTCGAAGAGCTGCCCGACGACGACCAGCGCGAGATCCTCGCTCGCCTGGACGACGAGCGCGCAGCCGACGTGCTGTCGGAGATGGACCCCGACGACGCGGCCGACCTCCTGGGCGATCTTCCCGACGGCGAGCGCGAGCGGCTGCTCGGACTCATGGAGCCCGACGAGGCGACCCCGGTCCGCCAGCTGCTGTCGTACGGCGATGACACGGCCGGCGGTGTGATGACCAGCCAGCCGGTGATCTTGCACCCGGACACCACGATCGCCGAGGCGCTGGCGCACGTCCGACGGCAGGAGATCAGCCCCGCGCTGGCCAGCCAGGTCTACGTCACCCGGCCGCCGTCGACCACGCCGACCGGGCGTTTTCTCGGCGTCGTCCACATCCAGCGACTGCTGCGCGAGGCGCCGTTTGAGCAGGTCGGCGCGATCACCGACGACGACCTCGACCCGCTCGGCCCAGACACCGATCTCGAAGAGATCACCCGCTACTTCGCGACGTACAACCTCGTCGCCGCGCCGGTCGTCGACGATGCCGGCCGTCTCATCGGAGCGGTCACCGTCGACGACCTGCTCGATCACCTGCTGCCGGATGATTGGCGCGAGATCGATGGCTAAGACCGACCGCACGTCCCGCACGCGCTCCACGCGCGATGACCGGCTCGCCACCCCGAAGTCGGGCTCGAGCCGCACGATCCGCATCGACTCCGACCGCTTCGGCGAATGGTCGGAGGCGATCGCCCGCTTCTTCGGCACGACGCAGTACCTCGTCATGCAGACCGCGGTGGTGATCGTGTGGATCCTGCTTAATATCTTCGCGGTCTCGATGCGCTGGGACCCCTACCCGTTCATCCTGCTGAACCTGGCCTTCTCCACCCAGGCGGCGTACGCCGCACCGCTGATCCTGCTCGCACAAAACCGGCAGGAGGCTCGCGATCGCGCCTCGCTGGAGGAAGACCGCTCGCGCGCTGTCGCGGCCAAGGCCGACACCGAGTTCATCGCCCGCGAGCTGGCCTCGCTGCGCCTAGCGATCGGCGAGCTGGCCACCCGCGACTTCGTGCGCTCGGAACTGGAGAAGATGCTCGCCGAGTCGCAGGATGATGACGAAGGCAAGGACGGCGCGAAGCGGGGCAAGTCCGGCAAGAAGTGAGCCGTGGGCGCCACGCTCCGGCGTACTCGCACGCGGCGTAGCATGAGGTGTTCCCTGCTCGCTAGCCCCTGAGGTTGCTTCATGCCTGCCGTAGTCGATCGCGACTCCGTCGATGCCGCGCTTGCCACCGTCAACGACCCGGAGATCCGCCGGCCGCTGACCGAGATCGGGATGATCAAGGACGTGCAGATCGCCGACAGTGGCGATGTGGCTGTCACCGTCCTGCTCACCGTCGCCGGCTGTCCGATGCGCGAGACGCTGATCCGCGACGTCCAGCAGGCCGTCGGCCGCGTGCCGGGCGTGGCCGGGGTCAACGTCGACTTCGACGTGATGACCGACGAGCAGCGCACCGAGCTGCGCACCCAGCTGCGCGGTGGCTCGCCCGAGCCGGTGATCCCCTTCTCCCAGCCGGGCAACCTCACCCGGGTGTACGCCGTTGCCTCCGGCAAGGGCGGCGTCGGCAAGTCCAGCGTGACGGTCAACCTCGCGGTGGCGATGGCCCAGCAGGGCCTGCGCGTCGGTGTCGTGGACGCCGACATCTACGGTTTCTCAGTCCCGCGCATGCTCGGCGTCGACCACGCACCCACGCAGGTCGACAACATGATCATGCCGCCGCAGGCGAACGGCGTCTCGGTCATCTCGATCGGGATGTTCACCCCCGGCAACGCCCCGGTCGTCTGGCGCGGACCGATGCTGCACCGTGCGCTGCAGCAGTTCCTTGCCGACGTCTACTGGGGAGATCTCGACGTGCTGCTGCTCGACCTGCCGCCGGGCACCGGCGACGTCGCGATCTCGATCGCGCAGCTGCTGCCGAGCTCGGAGCTGATCGTCGTCACGACGCCGCAGCTGGCCGCCCGTGAGGTTGCCGAGCGAGCCGGCGCGATCGCCAACCAGACCCACCAGCAGATCGTCGGCGTCATCGAAAACATGTCCTCGTTCCCGTGCCCGCACTGCGGTGAGCCGATCGACATCTTCGGCAGCGGCGGCGGTCAGGCCGTCGCCGACTCGTTGACCACCTCGACCGGCACGCGGGTTCCGCTGCTGGGTCAGGTGCCCCTCGACGTGCGTCTACGTGAGGGCGGCGACGAAGGCGAGCCGCTGGTGCTCGCCGATCCGGAGTCCGGCGCTGGCAAGGCGCTGCACGAGATCGCCGCCAAGCTGGCGAGCCGCGAGCGCGGACTGGCCGGCATGTCGCTGGGCATCACGCCGGTCCGCAAGGGATAGCGCGCTACTGCTCGAGCCCGCGGTTCGGCGCCGTACTCACGTCCTCGTCGGCGCGGTACTGCGCCTGCTCGGCCTGTTCTTTCTCGGCCTGCTCTTCATCGATCCGCTTCTTGACCCGCCCCATGCCCGGCAGCGATCCGAGCATCTCGTTGAGCTCGCGGGAGAGGTCCAGCAGGTCCCGAAGGTCCGGTGCAACGGTCCCTAGGGTGTCGAGCACCGGCATGATGTCGCTGCCGAGCTGGTCTACGAGGGCCGGCAGCAGGTTAATCATCCGGACGACGGCCTCAACCTCGTCCTCCTCGGAGGTCTCCACCAGCCGCACGACGATCGGATGCAGCTGGTGCAGCGACGGCTCGTACTTCGCCAGCAGCCCGTCGACCCGGACGGTGAGCGCATCGGCGCGATCGACAACCGCGCTCGTCTCGGCGAGTACGACGTCCGCCCCGGCGACAGTCTGCTCGATGGCGCCGACAATGCCGTCTGCGCGCTGCACCAGCCGCTCGGCCTGCCCGAGCAGCGAGACGAGGCGCGGGACGAGCGAGATCGCCTCCTCGACGGCGCCGGCGGCGCGACCGACCAGGTCAATGGCATCGAACGGCGTGGGGATTCGCATGCGCCGAGGCTATCTGTAAAGCGCTGACCGCGTCACCCGATCGGGGCGCGGGCTAGGTGGTCTCGGCGTCGTACTGCGCGGGGCGGGCCGGGCCCTGACCGGTCGGCTGCTGCGCGACCGGAGCCGGCTCGTCGTCTTCCCACAGGTGCTTGCGCACAAACGCCTTCGGGTTCAGCATCGTGCGGTCGAAGTCGGCCGGGATCGCGTCGCCGAACTCTTCCTTGACCGTCTGGCGGGCGCCGGTGACCTGCTTCTTCACGCCCTTCAGGGCATCCGCGGCCTGCCGGGCCGCACCGGGCAGCTTGTCGGGGCCGAAGATCAGCAGCGCGACGACGAGCAGGACGAGGATCTCGCCCCAGCCCAGTGAGCTGAACATCCGCTGCCCTTCCCGGTGCCGGTCTAGTCGTCTACCTGCAGCGCGGCGATCGCCTTGCTCATGTCGAGCACCCGCTGAGCGTTCTCGACGTGCAGGTTTTCGATCATACGGCCGTTGACCGTCGCGACGCCCTTGCCGGAGCTGAGCGTCTCGTTCCACACGGTGACGATCTCCTCGGCGTCGGCGACCTCTTGCTCGGACGGCGCAAACGCCTCGTTGCATGGTTCGACCTGGCTGGGATGGATCAGCGTCTTGCCGTCGAAGCCGAGCTCACGTCCCTGCCGGGCCTCCGCGGCGAAGCCGTCGGCGTTCTTGACGTCGTTGTAGACGCCATCGAGGATCACCTTGCCTGCGGCGCGGGCGCCGAGCAGGCACAGCCCGAGGCCGGTCAGCAGCGGCTGACGGCCGGGCACGTGCTCGGCGTGCAGCTCCTTGGCGAGGTCGTTGGTGCCCATGACGAGTACGCCGAGCCGCTCGGAGGCCGAGGCGATCGCGGCAACGTCCAGCATTGCCTGCGGGGTCTCGACCATTGCCCAGAGCTGCGTGTGCTCGGGAGCGCCCGCCTTCTCGATCGCAGCGACCAGCGCGCGCACCTCGTCGGCGCTGCCGACCTTGGGTACGACGATGCCGTCGGGACCGGCCTGAGCGGCAGCTGCCAGGTCATCGGCGTGCCACTCGGTGTCCATGCCGTTGATCCGGATCGTCAGCTCGCGGCGTCCGTAACCACCGCCGGTGACGGCCGCGACGGCCTTGTCACGCGCCGACTCCTTGGCATCCGGCGCGACGGCGTCCTCTAGGTCGAAGATGAGCGCGTCGGCGGCGATCGCCTTGGCCTTCTCCAACGCCCGCTCGTTAGCGGCGGGCATGTAGAGCACGCTGCGGCGAGGGCGATGATCCTGGTTGTCCACGGGTTCAGCTCTCCGTTCCGGCAGCGTCGTACGCCTTCTTCAGCTCGGGATCGAGCTTGCCGAGCTGGTCGGCGAGCGCCACGATGACCTGGCACTGCTTGAGCGATGCGTCGTCTTCCATCTTGCCGTCGAGCATCACCGCGCCGGTGCCGTCGCCCATCGCGGCGACGACCCGACGAGCGTGCGCGACGTCCTCGACAGACGGGCTGAAGACGCGCTTGCCGATCTCGATCTGCACCGGGTGCAGCGACCAGGCGCCGACGCAGCCGAGCAGGAACGCGTTGCGGAACTGGTCTTCGCACGCGACGGTGTCCTTGATGTCACCGAACGGCCCGTAGTAGGGGAAGATCCCGTTCATCACGCAGGCATCGACCATGCGCGCGATCGTGTAGTGCCACAGGTCCTGCTGGTACGTCGCGCGCTCGCCCTCGATGTCGCCGTCGACCGGATCCTCACGCACGAGGTATCCGGGGTGCCCGCCACCGACGCGAGTGGTCTTCATCCGGCGGTCCGCGGCCAGGTCCGCAGGGCCCAGCGACAGGCCCTGCATGCGGGGGCTCGCGGCGCAGATCTCCTCGACGTTGACCATGCCGCGGGCGGTCTCGAGGATCGCGTGCACCAGGATCGGCTTGGTCAGCCCGGCCTTGGCCTCCAGCTGCGCGAGCAGCCGGTCGACGTAGTGGATGTCCTCGGCGCCCTCGACCTTGGGGATCATCACGACGTCGAGCTTGTCGCCGATCGCGGTGACGAGCGTGGTGATGTCGTCGATGAACCACGGCGAGTCGAGGCTGTTCAGGCGGGTCCATAGCTGCGTGTTCTCGCCGAAGTCGACCTCCTGGCCGATCCGCACCAGACCCTCGCGCGCGGCGACCTTGTTGTCGGCCTTGACGCCGTCTTCGAGGTTGCCGAGCAGTACGTCGGCCTTGCCCACCATGTCGGGGATCTTGGCGGCCATCTTCTCGTTGCTCGGGTCGAAGAAGTGGATCACCCGCGAGGGACGAGCCGGCACCTCAGTGACCGGCTGCGGGGCTCCAACCGCGAGCGGTTTGAAGAAGTCCTTGGCGCTACGCATGCATCCTCCAGGGCGAGTCTCGATGTCCGTCTTGGAGGCTACCCGCAGCGCTATCCGAGGGTGACTTGGACGTCCTTCTCGCTGTTGCCGGAGATGACCTTGACGGTGATGGCATCGCCTGGCTTGCGCAGGTTGGCGACGGCGAGCAGGTCTTCGACCGCGCCGATCTTGATGCCGTCGGCCTCGACGATGATGTCCTTTGCGGCGAGTCCGGCCTGCTCGGCCGCGCCGCCGGGGTCGACCCGCACGATGCGTACGCCGTCGTTGGTGCCGTCGGTGACGGACTCCGCGGACAGGCCCAGCGATCCGTGCTGCGGCTGCTCACCGGAGATCAGCGAGGTGGCGATCGACATCGCGTAGTCGACCGGGATCGCGAAGCCGAGCCCGATGCTGCCGGCCTGGCCGCCGGCCGATGCGAAGCTGGCGATCGCACTGTTGATCCCGATGAGCGCGCCCTGCGCGTCGACCAGTGCGCCACCGGAGTTGCCGGGGTTGATCGAGGCGTCGGTCTGGACGGCCAGGATGTAGGCGTCGGTGTCGCTGCCTTCCCCGCCCAGATGCATCGGGCGGTTGAGCGCGGAGACGATGCCGGACGTCACGGTGCCGGCCAGGCCGAGCGGGGAGCCGAACGCGACGACCTCGTCACCGACCTTGACGTTGCCGCTCTTGCCGATGTCGATCGGCACGAGCCCGGGCTTGTCGACCTTGAGCACTGCGAGATCCGAGGCGGTGTCACGTCCGACGATCTGCGCTGGACTTGCCGAGCCGTCGACGTAGTAGACGGTGATCGCGGCCTCAGGCTGGTCGGCCGCGGCCGAGATCACGTGGTTGTTGGTCAGGATGTAGCCGTCTTCTTCGATGACGACGCCCGATCCCGAGCCGCCGGAGCTGCCGACGACAACCTCGATCTTCACCACACTGGGCTGCACCTTGTCGGCGATCTCGCCGATCGTGCTGGGCTCTTTGGTGTTGTCGACGGTGTTGTACTCCGGGCTCGGCTTGGTCAGCGGTGACTCCGAGGCCCGCTTGGCCAAGAAGAAACCGGTCGCTCCGGCCGCGAGCGCGACAAACAGCGCGCCGGCGAGAAGCAGCGCTCCAATGCGCAGCGGCAGGTCTCCGAGGCGCAGTCGACGCTTCTGCTCACCGGTGTCGACCACACCGTCGTCACCGGAGTCCTCGTCCTCATCCCCATCGCTGGGGGCCACCAGTACGGCGGAGGCGCTCGGGTCACGCCACGGGTCGCGAGGAGCGTCGGGCTTCCACCACGGCGACTCGCGCAGCTGGATCTGGTAGGGCGCCGCTCCGGGGCGACGTTGCAGGTCGTCGGCGCCCTGGGGCCGCGAGAACGCCTTCGCATAAGGGACCGGAGGCGGTGCTGCCGGGCGGTGCGGCGGCTGCGGCGGGCGGTGCTGCTGGTTGAACGAGTCGGCGTTGCCGGCCGGGCGGCCAAACACGCGGGCCTGCTCGGGGCTCGGTCGCGGGGCCGCCGGAGGCGCCGGCGGGCGGCTCGGCCGGGCAGTGAAGCTGCCCTGGACACCGTCGGGACGCGAGAAGGCCGCCGAGCCCGCGGTGTCACCGGTGGCGTGCGAAGAAACGTCCTGCTGACCGTTCGGGGACTGGCTCGGCGGCGTAGGAGCGCCCGAGGTGGGCGGCTGCGGCGAGCGCGAGTCGTCGTTCGGCATTAATGCGGTCCCTTGCGTTGCTGGTCCGGCCTGGCAGCGCCCAGCATGCCACGCGCGGGATTACTTTGATTGCTCGTGTACGACGTGCACGGTCCGCGGTTGGTGCCCGTCACTGGCCGGTGAGTTCACAAAGTCCGGCTCGTCGCCGAGGATAGTCGGGCTCAGCGTCAGTCCCACGCCGATCGCGACGAGGGCGGCGCCGCCCTTGAAGACCCGGCTGCGCCGCAGCGATCCGGGTGGTCCCGGGCGCCGGTCGCTGGTGGGCGCGGCTACCGAGAACTCGAAGCGGCCGCCCTCATCGACACCGATCCCCCGCCCGGTGAGCCGGTCGCGCTCGTCGAGCTCGGCCGAGAACGGGATATTCCCCAGCCGCTGCATCAGCGTCTGGGGAACCGAAACGTCATCTGACTCCGAGGAGCGCAGCGACTGCTTGCACTGAAACTGTACTCCGACGGCGTACGCGCACTCCATACATTCATGGATGTGGCGTTCGGCCCGCTCGTGCGGCACCGGGGCAAGCTCTCCATCGACGTACGCCGCGACCGCCTCGGTCGATAAGTGGGTCACGCGCCGACCTCCGAGCTCGCGCGGGGCGCGCGGTGGGCCAGCGCTTCGCGCAGCTGGACGCGGCCGCGGTGGATGCGGCTGCGCACCGTGCCGAGCTTGATGCCCAGCGTGCTGGCGATCTCCTCGTAGGACAGACCCTCGATGTCGCAGAGTACGACGGCGGCACGGAAGTCCGGCGGCAGATCGGCCAGCGCGGCCTGGATGTCGGAGTCCATGTGGTTGGCATCGAATACCGCGACCGGGTCGGCGTGCGTGCCCGGCAGCCGCTCGGCCTCGTCGGAGAGGTGGTCGAAGCGGATCCGGCTACGGCGGCGGGCCATATCCAGGAACAGGTTGGTGGTGATCCGGTGCATCCAGCCTTCGAACGTTCCGGGTTGGAACGAGGCCAGTGAGCGGAACACCCGGATGAAGGTCTCCTGGGTCAGATCCTCAGCATCGTGCTGGTTGCCCGACAGGCGGTAGGCGAGGCGGTAGACCCGCGCGGAGTGCTCGCGCACGATCTCATCCCAGGTGGGTGGCACCCACTGCGTCCCGTCAGCGGTATCCGGCGCCTGCTCGGTGGCGGTGGATTCGGCCTGGCTTCGGGTCATCTGGTGATCGTCCTACCTTAGTTTTCGAGGTGTCCGCGCCGTGGTGTCATCGCTGTGACCTGCGCGGTGTGCCCTTAATTCTGCCGCACCGAGGCCAACTTCGGCAGGCCCACAGCGCAGTTCACAGACGATTCAAAGCGTTGCGTCGCTGCCGGGTTCTGCAGCGGCGGGCCGATAGGCTACGCCTCATGACGAATGCCGCCACCCGCACCTACGTTGAGTCCTTCGTGACCGAGTCGCCGGTCGCGGTCTCGGCCAGGCAGCGGGCGGACGAGCTCGGCGTCGAGCCGGTCGGCACCGGCGCCGGGGCGGCGCTGCGGTTCATTGCGGCCGCGATCGATGCCAAGGGCGTCGTCGAGGTCGGTACCGGCACCGGAGTGTCGGGGATCTGGCTGCTGGAAGGAATGCACCCGGACGGCGTACTGACCACGGTCGACACCGAGATCGAGCATCAGCGCGCAGCCAAGCGAGCGTTCAGCGAAGCCGGCATCGCCTCGTCTCGGGCCCGCGTGATCACCGGCGCGGCGCGCGACGTACTCCCCCGGCTCACCGACGGCGCCTACGACCTGGTCTTCATTGACGCCGACCCGTTGGACTATGCCGAGCTGCTTGAGGAAGCGCTGCGGCTGCTGCGTCCGGGCGGCA
The nucleotide sequence above comes from Epidermidibacterium keratini. Encoded proteins:
- a CDS encoding serine/threonine-protein kinase; amino-acid sequence: MPRLPDIPGLTDFVQIGEGGNGVVYRAMQAGLRRVVAVKLLSARLDSTAADRFAREGQALGLVSGHPNIVPVYSADTTSDGEPYLVMQLCEGGSLADRVEGSGPMPWQQVLDLGVRISGALQTAHDAGLLHRDIKPGNILFDGYGVPLLADFGQAQHADAHLTKTGDVVATPGFAAPEVLTGSKATVRSDVYSLASTMLAAILGYAPFSRDTDENVAATLLRVLQDAPPDVRPLGVPEPLAQVLERAMSKQPGMRPMSAAEFGRELQRVQRELGLPVTQMIVPPKPDSTTPFTPMTAPTMVESDRPRASTAPLGPDGPPPGATAHQGASAGGGRRTGRWIAIGLVLALLVAGGVWAGIALLGAREPKNVTSASDLLIGGEDYGEGTWETTEDISLLTNTLGTTGDDISDPSPSNLSECLGLDFSAMIDDAKASAQYVDTSLSSPDEESPSAYRYGRTVSIVANSAGDAEQFVTAFASPTFDTCLDATDGLGANIGEESTSYSNASKISVPEFDPSPPDSVSYQLRQVAVPLSSLSDGTESSDDTPAGYRYVTFVAMAAGTSVDIVVFQSSEATLADSAYEQTYEAFLDAATQ
- a CDS encoding magnesium transporter MgtE N-terminal domain-containing protein gives rise to the protein MASRVYLTRLVGLTVYDPDGDTVGKVRDVVLTLRSDSSPARVIGLVVEISRGRQSFVPIGQMSSVDTHSLRLTTSTVSVRRFEQRPHELLAMAQLLDRQVTVKESGKHAVLVDVAMEQSRAKDWLIRKVAVRERTSRLGRGHVVQLDWDEVTGIMQVSGKQETASILEELEDQRAADVAARIRDLPEGRRQEVAEALDDDRLADVLEELPDDDQREILARLDDERAADVLSEMDPDDAADLLGDLPDGERERLLGLMEPDEATPVRQLLSYGDDTAGGVMTSQPVILHPDTTIAEALAHVRRQEISPALASQVYVTRPPSTTPTGRFLGVVHIQRLLREAPFEQVGAITDDDLDPLGPDTDLEEITRYFATYNLVAAPVVDDAGRLIGAVTVDDLLDHLLPDDWREIDG
- a CDS encoding DUF1003 domain-containing protein, translating into MAKTDRTSRTRSTRDDRLATPKSGSSRTIRIDSDRFGEWSEAIARFFGTTQYLVMQTAVVIVWILLNIFAVSMRWDPYPFILLNLAFSTQAAYAAPLILLAQNRQEARDRASLEEDRSRAVAAKADTEFIARELASLRLAIGELATRDFVRSELEKMLAESQDDDEGKDGAKRGKSGKK
- a CDS encoding Mrp/NBP35 family ATP-binding protein; the protein is MPAVVDRDSVDAALATVNDPEIRRPLTEIGMIKDVQIADSGDVAVTVLLTVAGCPMRETLIRDVQQAVGRVPGVAGVNVDFDVMTDEQRTELRTQLRGGSPEPVIPFSQPGNLTRVYAVASGKGGVGKSSVTVNLAVAMAQQGLRVGVVDADIYGFSVPRMLGVDHAPTQVDNMIMPPQANGVSVISIGMFTPGNAPVVWRGPMLHRALQQFLADVYWGDLDVLLLDLPPGTGDVAISIAQLLPSSELIVVTTPQLAAREVAERAGAIANQTHQQIVGVIENMSSFPCPHCGEPIDIFGSGGGQAVADSLTTSTGTRVPLLGQVPLDVRLREGGDEGEPLVLADPESGAGKALHEIAAKLASRERGLAGMSLGITPVRKG
- a CDS encoding twin-arginine translocase TatA/TatE family subunit, translated to MFSSLGWGEILVLLVVALLIFGPDKLPGAARQAADALKGVKKQVTGARQTVKEEFGDAIPADFDRTMLNPKAFVRKHLWEDDEPAPVAQQPTGQGPARPAQYDAETT
- a CDS encoding HpcH/HpaI aldolase/citrate lyase family protein, producing the protein MPAANERALEKAKAIAADALIFDLEDAVAPDAKESARDKAVAAVTGGGYGRRELTIRINGMDTEWHADDLAAAAQAGPDGIVVPKVGSADEVRALVAAIEKAGAPEHTQLWAMVETPQAMLDVAAIASASERLGVLVMGTNDLAKELHAEHVPGRQPLLTGLGLCLLGARAAGKVILDGVYNDVKNADGFAAEARQGRELGFDGKTLIHPSQVEPCNEAFAPSEQEVADAEEIVTVWNETLSSGKGVATVNGRMIENLHVENAQRVLDMSKAIAALQVDD
- a CDS encoding HpcH/HpaI aldolase/citrate lyase family protein, with the translated sequence MRSAKDFFKPLAVGAPQPVTEVPARPSRVIHFFDPSNEKMAAKIPDMVGKADVLLGNLEDGVKADNKVAAREGLVRIGQEVDFGENTQLWTRLNSLDSPWFIDDITTLVTAIGDKLDVVMIPKVEGAEDIHYVDRLLAQLEAKAGLTKPILVHAILETARGMVNVEEICAASPRMQGLSLGPADLAADRRMKTTRVGGGHPGYLVREDPVDGDIEGERATYQQDLWHYTIARMVDACVMNGIFPYYGPFGDIKDTVACEDQFRNAFLLGCVGAWSLHPVQIEIGKRVFSPSVEDVAHARRVVAAMGDGTGAVMLDGKMEDDASLKQCQVIVALADQLGKLDPELKKAYDAAGTES